A part of Mustela erminea isolate mMusErm1 chromosome 9, mMusErm1.Pri, whole genome shotgun sequence genomic DNA contains:
- the PCF11 gene encoding pre-mRNA cleavage complex 2 protein Pcf11 isoform X1, with product MSEQTPAEAGTAGAREDACRDYQSSLEDLTFNSKPHINMLTILAEENLPFAKEIVSLIEAQTAKAPSSEKLPVMYLMDSIVKNVGREYLTAFTKNLVATFICVFEKVDENTRKSLFKLRSTWDEIFPLKKLYALDVRVNSLDPAWPIKPLPPNVNTSSIHVNPKFLNKSPEEPSTPGTVVSSPSISTPPIVPDIQKNLTQEQLIRQQLLAKQKQLLELQQKKLELELEQAKAQLAVSLSVQQETSNLGPGSAPSKLHVPQITPMAVKPPHQVPVQPEKSRPGPSLQIQDLKGTNRDPRLNRMSQHSSHGKDQSHRKEFLMNTLSQSDIKTSKTVPSEKLNSSKQEKSKSGEKITKKELDQLDSKSKSKSKSPSPLKNKLSHTKDLKNQESESARVSDMSKRDPRLKKHLQDKTDSKDDDVKEKRKTTEKKDKDEHMKSSEHRLVGSRNKIINGIVQKQDTTTEESEKQGTKPGRSSTRKRSRSRSPKSRSPIIHSPKRRDRRSPKRRQRSMSPTSTPKAGKIRQSGVKQSHMEEFTLPSREERNAKRSNKQDIRDPRRIKKTEEERPQEGANQHSTKSGTEPKENVENWQSSKSTKRWKSGWEENKSLQQGDEHSKSPHLRHRESWSSTKGILSPRAPKQQHRLSVDANLQIPKELTLASKRELLQKTSERLASGEITQDEFLVVVHQIRQLFQYQEGKHRCSVRDSPTEENKGGLKKKPLLSDAELTYYEHKAKLKRTQVQHSFPRLDLLDPDIFDYPLTDALLSGIECEPSKSKHASRNSGAQFDRKEQFSERARRLSPISGSRTYAENLSPHEGRRRHDEQVSAKGVREEQRSPFNDRFPLKRPRYEDSDKPFVDSPASRFAGLDTNQRLTALAEDRPLFDGPSRPSVTRDGPTKMIFDGPNKLSPRIDGPPTPGSLRFDGSPGQMGGGGPLRFEGPQGQLGGGCPLRFEGPPGPVGTPLRFEGPIGQAGGGGFRFEGSPGLRFEGSAGGLRFEGPGGQPVGGLRFEGHRGQPVGGLRFEGPHGQPVGGLRFDNPRGQPVGGLRFEGGHGPSGAAMRFDGPHGQPAGGIRFEGPLLQQGVGMRFEGPHGQSVAGLRFEGQHNQLGGNLRFEGPHGQPGVGIRFEGPLVQQGGGMRFEGPSVPGGGLRIEGPLGQGGPRFEGCHALRFDGQPGQPSLLPRYDGLHGQPGPRFERTGQPGPQRFDGPPGQQVQPRFDGVPQRFDGPQHQQASRFDIPLGLQSSRFDNHPSQRLESVSFSQTGPYNDPPGNAFNAPSQGLQFQRHEQMFDSPQGPNFNGPHGPGNQSFSNPLNRASGHYFDEKNIQSSQFGNFGNLPAPITVGNIQASQQVLTGVAQPVAFGQGQQFLPVHPQNPGAFVQNPSGGLPKAYPDNHLSQVDVNELFSKLLKTGILKLSQPDSATTQVNEVAVQPPPEEEEDQNEDQNVPDLTNFTIEELKQRYDSVINRLYTGIQCYSCGMRFTTSQTDVYADHLDWHYRQNRTEKDVSRKVTHRRWYYSLTDWIEFEEIADLEERAKSQFFEKVHEEVVLKTQEAAKEKEFQSVPAGPAGAVESCEICQEQFEQYWDEEEEEWHLKNAIRVDGKIYHPSCYEDYQNTSSFDCTPSPSKTPVENPLNIMLNIVKNELQEPCESPKVKEERIDTPPACTEESIAAPTEIKTENDTVESV from the exons ATGTCAGAGCAGACGCCGGCCGAGGCCGGTACTGCGGGGGCCCGGGAGGACGCCTGTCGGGATTATCAATCATCACTCGAAGACCTGACCTTCAATAGCAAACCGCACATCAATATGCTGACCATTCTAGCCGAGGAGAACCTGCCCTTCGCCAAGGAGATCGTCTCTCTCATCGAGGCCCAAACCGCCAAG gctccttcctcagagaAGCTTCCTGTTATGTACCTTATGGATTCTATCGTGAAAAACGTTGGAAGAGAGTATCTCACTGCCTTTACTAAAAATCTAGTTGcaacatttatttgtgtgtttgaaaAG GTGgatgaaaatactagaaaaagtttatttaaattacGTTCCACATGGGATGAAATATTCCCTTTGAAGAAACTTTATGCCCTGGATGTCAGAGTCAATTCGTTAGATCCTGCTTGGCCCATTAAACCTCTGCCCCCCAATGTGAATACATCTAGCATCCATGTGaatcctaaatttttaaataaatcg CCTGAAGAGCCTTCAACACCTGGCACAGTGGTCAGTTCCCCTAGCATCTCCACTCCTCCAATTGTTCCTGATATACAAAAGAATCTTACCCAAGAACAACTAATAAGGCAGCAGTTactggcaaaacaaaaacagttgttAGAACTTCAGCAGAAAAAGCTGGAGCTTGAGCTAGAGCAAGCTAAGGCACAACTG gcAGTATCTCTTAGTGTTCAGCAGGAGACATCCAACTTAGGTCCTGGATCAGCACCATCCAAATTACATGTTCCACAAATTACCCCTATGGCAGTTAAACCTCCCCATCAGGTTCCTGTGCAACCTGAGAAAAGCCGTCCAGGTCCATCCTTACAAATTCAGGATTTGAAAGGAACTAATCGGGATCCCCGTCTTAATAGGATGAGTCAACATTCTTCGCATGGAAAGGATCAGAGTCACAGGAAAGAATTCCTAATGAACACATTGAGCCAGTCTGATATTAAGACAAGCAAAACTGTACCCTCTGAAAAACTAAATTCATCCAAGCAAGAGAAAAGTAAATCAGGtgaaaaaataaccaagaaaGAACTTGACCAATTAgattctaaatctaaatctaaatctaaatcacCATcacctttgaaaaacaaattatccCACACAAAAGACTTGAAAAATCAAGAATCTGAAAGTGCAAGGGTGTCTGATATGAGCAAGAGAGATCCGAGGTTAAAAAAACATCTTCAGGATAAGACTGATAGCAAAGATGATGAtgtaaaagagaagagaaaaactacagaaaaaaaggataaagatgaGCACATGAAATCATCTGAACACAGACTGGTTggaagtagaaataaaatcatcaatgGCATCGTACAAAAGCAGGATACAACAACagaagaatcagaaaaacaaGGGACAAAACCAGGGAGATCAAGTACTAGAAAGCGATCAAGATCGAGATCACCCAAGTCTCGGTCACCAATTATACATTCTCCGAAGAGAAGAGATAGGCGGTCACCCAAACGAAGGCAGAGGAGTATGTCTCCAACTTCGACACCCAAAGCTGGTAAGATTCGGCAATCAGGAGTTAAGCAGTCACATATGGAAGAGTTTACGCTACCTTCTAGGGAAGAGCGAAATGCCAAGAGAAGTAATAAACAAGATATTCGAGATCCAAGGAgaataaaaaagactgaagagGAACGACCACAAGAAGGTGCAAATCAACATTCTACAAAGTCAGGCACTGAACCAAAGGAGAATGTAGAAAATTGGCAAAGTTCCAAGTCTACCAAAAGATGGAAATCTggttgggaagaaaataaaag CTTACAACAGGGTGATGAACATAGTAAATCTCCTCATCTAAGGCATAGGGAGAGCTGGTCAAGCACTAAAGGAATTTTGTCACCTCGGGCCCCAAAGCAGCAGCATCGATTAAGTGTAGATGCCAATCTTCAGATTCCTAAAGAGTTAACTCTTGCAAGCAAAAGAGAATTACTTCAAAAG ACGAGTGAACGTTTAGCATCTGGTGAAATTACACAGGATGAGTTCCTTGTTGTTGTGCATCAAATTCGACAGCTATTTCAGTATCAAGAAGGTAAACATAGATGCAGTGTACGGGATAGtcctacagaagaaaataaaggtggattaaaaaagaaacctctcTTATCTGATGCTGAATTAACCTACTATGAAcataaagcaaaactgaaaagGACACAGGTTCAGCATTCATTTCCAAGACTTGATCTCTTAGATCCTGATATTTTTGACTACCCTTTGACTGATGCCTTGTTGTCTGGAATAGAATGTGAGCCATCCAAAAGTAAACATGCAAGTAGGAATAGTGGAGCACAGTTTGACAGAAAAGAACAATTTAGTGAAAGAGCAAGACGTCTTTCTCCTATATCTGGGAGTCGTACTTATGCTGAGAATCTTTCACCCCATGAGGGCCGGAGAAGACATGACGAGCAAGTCTCTGCTAAAG gtgTACGAGAAGAGCAGAGATCACCATTCAATGATCGTTTTCCACTTAAGCGACCTAGATATGAAGATTCAGATAAACCATTTGTAGATAGCCCAGCATCAAGATTTGCCGGCCTTGATACAAATCAGCGACTTACAGCTTTAGCTGAAGATAGACCATTATTTGATGGACCTAGTAGGCCATCAGTAACAAGAGATGGCCCAACCAAGATGATTTTTGACGGACCTAATAAATTAAGCCCTAGAATTGATGGACCTCCTACACCAGGTTCTCTTCGGTTTGATGGGTCACCAGGACAAATGGGGGGAGGTGGCCCTTTGAGATTTGAAGGACCACAAGGTCAGCTAGGAGGTGGGTGTCCTTTGAGATTTGAAGGTCCTCCAGGACCAGTAGGGACACCTTTGCGGTTTGAGGGGCCGATTGGTCAAGCAGGAGGAGGTGGTTTTCGGTTTGAAGGTTCTCCTGGTCTGAGGTTTGAGGGATCTGCAGGTGGTTTGCGATTTGAAGGACCAGGGGGCCAGCCCGTGGGTGGTCTCAGGTTTGAGGGACATCGGGGTCAACCTGTGGGTGGTCTAAGGTTTGAGGGACCGCATGGTCAGCCTGTGGGTGGACTTAGATTTGATAATCCCCGAGGTCAGCCTGTTGGTGGACTTAGATTTGAAGGTGGTCATGGTCCATCAGGGGCTGCAATGAGGTTTGATGGACCTCATGGTCAGCCAGCAGGTGGGATCAGATTTGAAGGCCCTTTGCTACAGCAGGGAGTTGGAATGAGGTTTGAGGGCCCCCATGGTCAGTCAGTAGCCGGTTTGAGGTTTGAAGGACAACATAATCAGCTCGGTGGGAACCTTAGGTTTGAGGGTCCACATGGTCAACCAGGGGTTGGGATCAGGTTTGAAGGACCGTTAGTCCAACAGGGAGGTGGAATGAGGTTTGAAGGTCCTTCTGTGCCAGGAGGTGGCCTGAGAATTGAAGGGCCTCTGGGTCAAGGTGGTCCAAGATTTGAAGGTTGTCATGCTTTAAGGTTTGATGGGCAACCAGGTCAGCCATCTCTTTTGCCCAGATATGATGGATTACATGGGCAGCCAGGTCCTAGATTTGAAAGAACTGGTCAGCCAGGCCCACAGAGATTTGATGGACCACCTGGACAGCAGGTTCAACCAAGATTTGATGGTGTACCTCAAAGATTTGATGGTCCACAACACCAGCAAGCATCAAGGTTCGATATTCCTCTTGGTCTTCAAAGCTCACGATTTGACAATCATCCTTCACAGAGGCTTGAATCAGTATCTTTCAGTCAGACTGGTCCATATAATGATCCACCTGGCAATGCTTTTAATGCCCCATCCCAAGGACTACAGTTTCAAAGACATGAACAAATGTTTGATTCACCTCAAGGACCAAATTTTAATGGACCACATGGCCCTGGAAACCAGAGCTTCTCCAATCCCCTTAACAGAGCTTCTGGACACTATTTTGATGAAAAGAATATACAGAGTTCCCAATTTGGAAACTTTGGCAATTTACCTGCTCCAATAACAGTGGGGAATATTCAGGCATCTCAACAG GTTCTTACTGGTGTTGCACAGCCAGTAGCATTTGGGCAAGGACAACAGTTTTTGCCGGTTCATCCACAAAATCCTGGAGCATTTGTTCAGAATCCTTCAG gcggTCTTCCTAAGGCATATCCTGATAATCATCTCAGTCAGGTGGatgtaaatgaattattttcaaaactgCTAAAAACAGGAATTCTCAAATTGTCTCAGCCTGATTCAGCTACAACAC AAGTAAATGAAGTTGCTGTTCAGCCTCCCCCTGAAGAGGAGGAAGATCAAAATGAAGATCAAAATGTTCCAGATCTTACCAATTTTACAATTGAAGAATTGAAACA acgtTATGATAGTGTTATAAATCGACTGTACACTGGTATTCAGTGTTACTCCTGTGGAATGAGGTTTACAACATCACAGACAGACGTATATGCAGATCACTTGGACTGGCATTATCGGCAAAATAGAACGGAAAAAGATGTTAGCAGAAAAGTCACTCATAGGCGTTGGTACTACAGTTTAACC GACTGGATAGAATTCGAGGAAATAGCTGATTTAGAAGAACGTGCAAAGAGCCAGTTTTTTGAAAAGGTGCATGAAGAAGTAGTGCTCAAAACTCAGGAGGCTGCTAAAGAAAAGGAGTTCCAAAGTGTACCTGCTGGACCAGCTGGAGCAGTTGAG AGTTGTGAAATCTGTCAAGAACAATTTGAACAATACTgggatgaagaagaggaggaatggCATTTAAAGAATGCTATTAGAGTAGATGGAAAG ATTTATCATCCATCATGTTATGAAGATTATCAAAAT ACATCTTCATTTGATTGTACACCGTCTCCCAGCAAGACACCAGTTGAAAACCCTTTGAACATTATGTTGAACATTGTCAAAAACGAATTGCAGGAACCCTGTGAAAGTCCCAAAGTTAAGGAAGAACGAATTGATACCCCACCAGCTTGTACAGAGGAAAGCATAGCAGCACCCactgaaattaaaacagaaaatgatacaGTCGAGtcagtttaa
- the PCF11 gene encoding pre-mRNA cleavage complex 2 protein Pcf11 isoform X2, with the protein MSEQTPAEAGTAGAREDACRDYQSSLEDLTFNSKPHINMLTILAEENLPFAKEIVSLIEAQTAKAPSSEKLPVMYLMDSIVKNVGREYLTAFTKNLVATFICVFEKVDENTRKSLFKLRSTWDEIFPLKKLYALDVRVNSLDPAWPIKPLPPNVNTSSIHVNPKFLNKSPEEPSTPGTVVSSPSISTPPIVPDIQKNLTQEQLIRQQLLAKQKQLLELQQKKLELELEQAKAQLAVSLSVQQETSNLGPGSAPSKLHVPQITPMAVKPPHQVPVQPEKSRPGPSLQIQDLKGTNRDPRLNRMSQHSSHGKDQSHRKEFLMNTLSQSDIKTSKTVPSEKLNSSKQEKSKSGEKITKKELDQLDSKSKSKSKSPSPLKNKLSHTKDLKNQESESARVSDMSKRDPRLKKHLQDKTDSKDDDVKEKRKTTEKKDKDEHMKSSEHRLVGSRNKIINGIVQKQDTTTEESEKQGTKPGRSSTRKRSRSRSPKSRSPIIHSPKRRDRRSPKRRQRSMSPTSTPKAGKIRQSGVKQSHMEEFTLPSREERNAKRSNKQDIRDPRRIKKTEEERPQEGANQHSTKSGTEPKENVENWQSSKSTKRWKSGWEENKSLQQGDEHSKSPHLRHRESWSSTKGILSPRAPKQQHRLSVDANLQIPKELTLASKRELLQKTSERLASGEITQDEFLVVVHQIRQLFQYQEGVREEQRSPFNDRFPLKRPRYEDSDKPFVDSPASRFAGLDTNQRLTALAEDRPLFDGPSRPSVTRDGPTKMIFDGPNKLSPRIDGPPTPGSLRFDGSPGQMGGGGPLRFEGPQGQLGGGCPLRFEGPPGPVGTPLRFEGPIGQAGGGGFRFEGSPGLRFEGSAGGLRFEGPGGQPVGGLRFEGHRGQPVGGLRFEGPHGQPVGGLRFDNPRGQPVGGLRFEGGHGPSGAAMRFDGPHGQPAGGIRFEGPLLQQGVGMRFEGPHGQSVAGLRFEGQHNQLGGNLRFEGPHGQPGVGIRFEGPLVQQGGGMRFEGPSVPGGGLRIEGPLGQGGPRFEGCHALRFDGQPGQPSLLPRYDGLHGQPGPRFERTGQPGPQRFDGPPGQQVQPRFDGVPQRFDGPQHQQASRFDIPLGLQSSRFDNHPSQRLESVSFSQTGPYNDPPGNAFNAPSQGLQFQRHEQMFDSPQGPNFNGPHGPGNQSFSNPLNRASGHYFDEKNIQSSQFGNFGNLPAPITVGNIQASQQVLTGVAQPVAFGQGQQFLPVHPQNPGAFVQNPSGGLPKAYPDNHLSQVDVNELFSKLLKTGILKLSQPDSATTQVNEVAVQPPPEEEEDQNEDQNVPDLTNFTIEELKQRYDSVINRLYTGIQCYSCGMRFTTSQTDVYADHLDWHYRQNRTEKDVSRKVTHRRWYYSLTDWIEFEEIADLEERAKSQFFEKVHEEVVLKTQEAAKEKEFQSVPAGPAGAVESCEICQEQFEQYWDEEEEEWHLKNAIRVDGKIYHPSCYEDYQNTSSFDCTPSPSKTPVENPLNIMLNIVKNELQEPCESPKVKEERIDTPPACTEESIAAPTEIKTENDTVESV; encoded by the exons ATGTCAGAGCAGACGCCGGCCGAGGCCGGTACTGCGGGGGCCCGGGAGGACGCCTGTCGGGATTATCAATCATCACTCGAAGACCTGACCTTCAATAGCAAACCGCACATCAATATGCTGACCATTCTAGCCGAGGAGAACCTGCCCTTCGCCAAGGAGATCGTCTCTCTCATCGAGGCCCAAACCGCCAAG gctccttcctcagagaAGCTTCCTGTTATGTACCTTATGGATTCTATCGTGAAAAACGTTGGAAGAGAGTATCTCACTGCCTTTACTAAAAATCTAGTTGcaacatttatttgtgtgtttgaaaAG GTGgatgaaaatactagaaaaagtttatttaaattacGTTCCACATGGGATGAAATATTCCCTTTGAAGAAACTTTATGCCCTGGATGTCAGAGTCAATTCGTTAGATCCTGCTTGGCCCATTAAACCTCTGCCCCCCAATGTGAATACATCTAGCATCCATGTGaatcctaaatttttaaataaatcg CCTGAAGAGCCTTCAACACCTGGCACAGTGGTCAGTTCCCCTAGCATCTCCACTCCTCCAATTGTTCCTGATATACAAAAGAATCTTACCCAAGAACAACTAATAAGGCAGCAGTTactggcaaaacaaaaacagttgttAGAACTTCAGCAGAAAAAGCTGGAGCTTGAGCTAGAGCAAGCTAAGGCACAACTG gcAGTATCTCTTAGTGTTCAGCAGGAGACATCCAACTTAGGTCCTGGATCAGCACCATCCAAATTACATGTTCCACAAATTACCCCTATGGCAGTTAAACCTCCCCATCAGGTTCCTGTGCAACCTGAGAAAAGCCGTCCAGGTCCATCCTTACAAATTCAGGATTTGAAAGGAACTAATCGGGATCCCCGTCTTAATAGGATGAGTCAACATTCTTCGCATGGAAAGGATCAGAGTCACAGGAAAGAATTCCTAATGAACACATTGAGCCAGTCTGATATTAAGACAAGCAAAACTGTACCCTCTGAAAAACTAAATTCATCCAAGCAAGAGAAAAGTAAATCAGGtgaaaaaataaccaagaaaGAACTTGACCAATTAgattctaaatctaaatctaaatctaaatcacCATcacctttgaaaaacaaattatccCACACAAAAGACTTGAAAAATCAAGAATCTGAAAGTGCAAGGGTGTCTGATATGAGCAAGAGAGATCCGAGGTTAAAAAAACATCTTCAGGATAAGACTGATAGCAAAGATGATGAtgtaaaagagaagagaaaaactacagaaaaaaaggataaagatgaGCACATGAAATCATCTGAACACAGACTGGTTggaagtagaaataaaatcatcaatgGCATCGTACAAAAGCAGGATACAACAACagaagaatcagaaaaacaaGGGACAAAACCAGGGAGATCAAGTACTAGAAAGCGATCAAGATCGAGATCACCCAAGTCTCGGTCACCAATTATACATTCTCCGAAGAGAAGAGATAGGCGGTCACCCAAACGAAGGCAGAGGAGTATGTCTCCAACTTCGACACCCAAAGCTGGTAAGATTCGGCAATCAGGAGTTAAGCAGTCACATATGGAAGAGTTTACGCTACCTTCTAGGGAAGAGCGAAATGCCAAGAGAAGTAATAAACAAGATATTCGAGATCCAAGGAgaataaaaaagactgaagagGAACGACCACAAGAAGGTGCAAATCAACATTCTACAAAGTCAGGCACTGAACCAAAGGAGAATGTAGAAAATTGGCAAAGTTCCAAGTCTACCAAAAGATGGAAATCTggttgggaagaaaataaaag CTTACAACAGGGTGATGAACATAGTAAATCTCCTCATCTAAGGCATAGGGAGAGCTGGTCAAGCACTAAAGGAATTTTGTCACCTCGGGCCCCAAAGCAGCAGCATCGATTAAGTGTAGATGCCAATCTTCAGATTCCTAAAGAGTTAACTCTTGCAAGCAAAAGAGAATTACTTCAAAAG ACGAGTGAACGTTTAGCATCTGGTGAAATTACACAGGATGAGTTCCTTGTTGTTGTGCATCAAATTCGACAGCTATTTCAGTATCAAGAAG gtgTACGAGAAGAGCAGAGATCACCATTCAATGATCGTTTTCCACTTAAGCGACCTAGATATGAAGATTCAGATAAACCATTTGTAGATAGCCCAGCATCAAGATTTGCCGGCCTTGATACAAATCAGCGACTTACAGCTTTAGCTGAAGATAGACCATTATTTGATGGACCTAGTAGGCCATCAGTAACAAGAGATGGCCCAACCAAGATGATTTTTGACGGACCTAATAAATTAAGCCCTAGAATTGATGGACCTCCTACACCAGGTTCTCTTCGGTTTGATGGGTCACCAGGACAAATGGGGGGAGGTGGCCCTTTGAGATTTGAAGGACCACAAGGTCAGCTAGGAGGTGGGTGTCCTTTGAGATTTGAAGGTCCTCCAGGACCAGTAGGGACACCTTTGCGGTTTGAGGGGCCGATTGGTCAAGCAGGAGGAGGTGGTTTTCGGTTTGAAGGTTCTCCTGGTCTGAGGTTTGAGGGATCTGCAGGTGGTTTGCGATTTGAAGGACCAGGGGGCCAGCCCGTGGGTGGTCTCAGGTTTGAGGGACATCGGGGTCAACCTGTGGGTGGTCTAAGGTTTGAGGGACCGCATGGTCAGCCTGTGGGTGGACTTAGATTTGATAATCCCCGAGGTCAGCCTGTTGGTGGACTTAGATTTGAAGGTGGTCATGGTCCATCAGGGGCTGCAATGAGGTTTGATGGACCTCATGGTCAGCCAGCAGGTGGGATCAGATTTGAAGGCCCTTTGCTACAGCAGGGAGTTGGAATGAGGTTTGAGGGCCCCCATGGTCAGTCAGTAGCCGGTTTGAGGTTTGAAGGACAACATAATCAGCTCGGTGGGAACCTTAGGTTTGAGGGTCCACATGGTCAACCAGGGGTTGGGATCAGGTTTGAAGGACCGTTAGTCCAACAGGGAGGTGGAATGAGGTTTGAAGGTCCTTCTGTGCCAGGAGGTGGCCTGAGAATTGAAGGGCCTCTGGGTCAAGGTGGTCCAAGATTTGAAGGTTGTCATGCTTTAAGGTTTGATGGGCAACCAGGTCAGCCATCTCTTTTGCCCAGATATGATGGATTACATGGGCAGCCAGGTCCTAGATTTGAAAGAACTGGTCAGCCAGGCCCACAGAGATTTGATGGACCACCTGGACAGCAGGTTCAACCAAGATTTGATGGTGTACCTCAAAGATTTGATGGTCCACAACACCAGCAAGCATCAAGGTTCGATATTCCTCTTGGTCTTCAAAGCTCACGATTTGACAATCATCCTTCACAGAGGCTTGAATCAGTATCTTTCAGTCAGACTGGTCCATATAATGATCCACCTGGCAATGCTTTTAATGCCCCATCCCAAGGACTACAGTTTCAAAGACATGAACAAATGTTTGATTCACCTCAAGGACCAAATTTTAATGGACCACATGGCCCTGGAAACCAGAGCTTCTCCAATCCCCTTAACAGAGCTTCTGGACACTATTTTGATGAAAAGAATATACAGAGTTCCCAATTTGGAAACTTTGGCAATTTACCTGCTCCAATAACAGTGGGGAATATTCAGGCATCTCAACAG GTTCTTACTGGTGTTGCACAGCCAGTAGCATTTGGGCAAGGACAACAGTTTTTGCCGGTTCATCCACAAAATCCTGGAGCATTTGTTCAGAATCCTTCAG gcggTCTTCCTAAGGCATATCCTGATAATCATCTCAGTCAGGTGGatgtaaatgaattattttcaaaactgCTAAAAACAGGAATTCTCAAATTGTCTCAGCCTGATTCAGCTACAACAC AAGTAAATGAAGTTGCTGTTCAGCCTCCCCCTGAAGAGGAGGAAGATCAAAATGAAGATCAAAATGTTCCAGATCTTACCAATTTTACAATTGAAGAATTGAAACA acgtTATGATAGTGTTATAAATCGACTGTACACTGGTATTCAGTGTTACTCCTGTGGAATGAGGTTTACAACATCACAGACAGACGTATATGCAGATCACTTGGACTGGCATTATCGGCAAAATAGAACGGAAAAAGATGTTAGCAGAAAAGTCACTCATAGGCGTTGGTACTACAGTTTAACC GACTGGATAGAATTCGAGGAAATAGCTGATTTAGAAGAACGTGCAAAGAGCCAGTTTTTTGAAAAGGTGCATGAAGAAGTAGTGCTCAAAACTCAGGAGGCTGCTAAAGAAAAGGAGTTCCAAAGTGTACCTGCTGGACCAGCTGGAGCAGTTGAG AGTTGTGAAATCTGTCAAGAACAATTTGAACAATACTgggatgaagaagaggaggaatggCATTTAAAGAATGCTATTAGAGTAGATGGAAAG ATTTATCATCCATCATGTTATGAAGATTATCAAAAT ACATCTTCATTTGATTGTACACCGTCTCCCAGCAAGACACCAGTTGAAAACCCTTTGAACATTATGTTGAACATTGTCAAAAACGAATTGCAGGAACCCTGTGAAAGTCCCAAAGTTAAGGAAGAACGAATTGATACCCCACCAGCTTGTACAGAGGAAAGCATAGCAGCACCCactgaaattaaaacagaaaatgatacaGTCGAGtcagtttaa